A portion of the Aquila chrysaetos chrysaetos chromosome 4, bAquChr1.4, whole genome shotgun sequence genome contains these proteins:
- the LOC115340491 gene encoding feather keratin 2-like gives MACYDLCRPCGPTPLANSCNEPCVQQCQDSRVVIQPPAVVVTLPGPILSSFPQNTAVGSSSSAAVGNVLSSQGVPISSGCVHLTLAEAFKCGY, from the exons ATGGCCTGCTACGACCTCTGCCGCCCCTGCGGACCCACCCCGCTGGCTAACAGCTGCAACGAGCCCTGTGTCCAGCAGTGCCAGGACTCCCGCGTCGTCATCCAGCCTCCCGCCGTGGTGGTCACCCTGCCAGgacccatcctcagctccttcccccagaACACCGCCGTCGGATCCTCCTCATCGGCTGCCGTGGGCAACGTCCTCAGCTCCCAGGGAGTGCCCATCTCCTCCG GATGTGTCCATCTGACCCTGGCGGAAGCTTTTAAGTGTGGCTATTAG
- the LOC115340652 gene encoding feather keratin 2-like, with product MACYDLCRPCGPTPLANSCNEPCVQQCQDSRVVIQPSTVVVTLPGPILSSFPQSTAVGSSSSAAVGNVLSSQGVPISSGGFGGLGGFGGRRGCFPC from the coding sequence ATGGCCTGCTACGACCTCTGCCGCCCCTGCGGACCCACCCCGCTGGCTAACAGCTGCAACGAGCCCTGTGTCCAGCAGTGCCAGGACTCCCGCGTCGTCATCCAGCCTTCTACCGTGGTGGTCACCCTGCCAGgacccatcctcagctccttcccccagaGCACCGCCGTCGGATCCTCCTCATCGGCTGCCGTGGGCAACGTCCTCAGCTCCCAGGGAGTGCCCATCTCCTCCGGTGGCTTCGGAGGCCTGGGCGGCTTCGGCGGCAGACGAGGCTGCTTCCCCTGCTAA
- the LOC115340646 gene encoding feather keratin 1-like, whose translation MQRQRAYCKMLSCAKAAPPPRALKDQHKSSPAPLSLTHFSRRLLLHRQQGPLHTADMACYDLCRPCGPTPLANSCNEPCVRQCEDSRVVIQPSTVVVTLPGPILSSFPQNTAVGSSSSAAVGNILSSQGVPVSSGGFGFGGLGCFGGARGCFPC comes from the exons atgcaaAGGCAGCGTGCTTACTGCAAAATGCTGTCATGCGCAAAGGCTGCCCCACCCCCTCGGGCGCTCAAGGACCAGCATAAAAGCAGCCCAGCACCTCTCTCCCTCACACACTTCTCCCGACGCCTTCTCCTCCACCGTCAACAAG GGCCCCTCCACACCGCAGACATGGCCTGCTACGACCTCTGCCGCCCCTGCGGACCCACCCCGCTGGCTAACAGCTGCAACGAGCCCTGTGTCAGGCAGTGCGAGGACTCCCGCGTCGTCATCCAGCCTTCTACCGTGGTGGTCACCCTGCCAGgacccatcctcagctccttcccccagaACACCGCCGTCGGATCCTCCTCATCGGCTGCCGTGGGCAACATCCTCAGCTCCCAGGGAGTGCCCGTCTCCTCCGGTGGCTTCGGCTTCGGAGGCCTGGGCTGCTTCGGCGGCGCAAGAGGCTGCTTCCCCTGCTAA